Part of the Bradyrhizobium sp. AZCC 1721 genome, TCCAACCAGAACCGTTTTTTGAGAAGGCAGTCTTATGACCGATCCCAACCGGCCGAGTGACGACGGGGCACAACCCGCCAACCAGACCGGCGAGCCCGTGGTCTCAAAACCCTACATCATGCCCGACGATCCCGAGGATGGATCGGTCGAGGCGTTGACGAAGGAAGCGGCGGGAGCGCGCGACAAGATGCTGCGCACGCTGGCTGAGATGGAAAACCTGCGCAAGCGCACCGCCAAGGAAGTCGCCGACGCGCGCGCCTACGGCATCACCGGCTTCGCCCGCGACATTCTCGAAATCGCCGACAATCTGCAGCGCGCGCTCGATGCCATGCCGGCCGAGACCAAGGCCACCGCCGATCCGGCGCTGAAGGCGTTCATCGAAGGCGTCGAGTTGACCGAGCGCTCGCTGCTGAACACGCTGGAGAAGAACGGCGTCAAGAAGTTCGATCCATCGGGCGAGAAGTTCGATCCCAATTTCCAGCAGGCGATGTACGAAGTGCCCGATCCGTCCGTTCCCGCAGGGACGGTGGTTCAGGTCGTGCAGGCCGGCTTCATGATCGGCGAACGCATACTGCGCCCGGCGCTGGTCGGCGTGTCGAAGGGCGGCGCCAAGGCGGCACCGGCCGCCAACAATGAGCCGAACAGCGCGGCGTAAATAGGCGCGCAAGTCGTTTCGAACCATGAAGGCCCCGCTGCGGAAGCTCGGCCTTCATCCTTCGAGACGCGCGCAGGCCGCTCCGCAGGGATGAGCGGTCTACGGAGTATCACCGAAGGCGGTTGACGCGGGCCTATGCTTACAGCGGCCTCTCGTCCGCCCTTGGCCGGTAGGTCCCAAAACTCCAGAGATTGCCTTCCGGGTCGCGGCAGGCGAAATCGCGGCTACCATAGTCGGTGTCGCGCAGGTCCATTTCAATGATGGCGCCGGAGGCTTTGACCTTCGCATGTAGGGCGTCGGGATCGTCGACCGCGA contains:
- the grpE gene encoding nucleotide exchange factor GrpE, which produces MTDPNRPSDDGAQPANQTGEPVVSKPYIMPDDPEDGSVEALTKEAAGARDKMLRTLAEMENLRKRTAKEVADARAYGITGFARDILEIADNLQRALDAMPAETKATADPALKAFIEGVELTERSLLNTLEKNGVKKFDPSGEKFDPNFQQAMYEVPDPSVPAGTVVQVVQAGFMIGERILRPALVGVSKGGAKAAPAANNEPNSAA